The Litorilinea aerophila genomic interval CAAGATTTTACCCCTTGGCTTTAATAGACGTCGCAACTCAATTAGCACGTCCAGTGGTTCAGGAAGATGCTCAATCACTTGTGTAAGGAGAATATACTCATACCATTCGTCAAGCACCGGAATGGCTGCCAGATCACATACATAAGTGGGAGCTGCGTACAGTTTATCTACTTTGGTAAAGTCTGCTGAGTGGTATTGCGCATGTTGAAAGAGGGCTCGATAGGGGGCCTCGCCAGCCCCAGCATCAAAAACCTTTGCGCCTAGAGGAATTTGAGACGCAAAATCGGCTATCACCAGATACAAACGGGCACGAGAAGAATTAAAATTGACAGTTTTAGTTAATTGCTGTTGGATCCGTCGAAGCATCGAAAGTGTCCTTGATTTTCCACAATTTTTTCAAGAGATCTAGCCACCCATCACTTTAGAGGATAATAAAAGAAGAGGTTGGTTTGAGACGTCTGATACACTGTTTGTAAGCCAACAAACCGTATCAAGGAGCGTCCTATGCAAACCAACCTCCATCTGTATCATAACGTATTGGCGCGACTTGGCCAACTGCTGCCGA includes:
- a CDS encoding class I SAM-dependent methyltransferase, which translates into the protein MLRRIQQQLTKTVNFNSSRARLYLVIADFASQIPLGAKVFDAGAGEAPYRALFQHAQYHSADFTKVDKLYAAPTYVCDLAAIPVLDEWYEYILLTQVIEHLPEPLDVLIELRRLLKPRGKILITGPLFYEEHEEPYDFYRYTQYGLRYLIEKAGFSIERIDWLEGFYGTIGYQLNRIGRYLPWTPHNFQQTWERIFFPPWMIGMKALFFSLSMVFHRLELRHKYTVAGYPKNYVVIASKH